One window of the Canis aureus isolate CA01 chromosome 1, VMU_Caureus_v.1.0, whole genome shotgun sequence genome contains the following:
- the LOC144286365 gene encoding oligosaccharyltransferase complex subunit OSTC, translated as METLYRVPFLVLECPNLKLKKPPWVHMPSAMTVYALVVVSYFLITGGIIYDVIVEPPSVGSMTDEHGHQRPVAFLAYRVNGQYIMEGLASSFLFTMGGLGFIILDRSNAPNIPKLNRFLLLFIGFVCVLLSFFMARVFMRMKLPGYLMG; from the coding sequence ATGGAGACCTTGTACCGCGTCCCGTTCTTAGTGCTCGAATGCCCCAACCTGAAGCTGAAGAAGCCGCCCTGGGTGCACATGCCGTCGGCCATGACGGTGTACGCTCTGGTGGTGGTGTCTTACTTCCTCATCACCGGAGGAATAATTTATGATGTTATTGTTGAACCTCCAAGTGTTGGTTCTATGACTGATGAACATGGACATCAGAGACCAGTAGCTTTCTTGGCCTACAGAGTAAATGGACAATATATTATGGAAGGACTTGCATCCAGCTTCCTGTTTACAATGGGAGGTCTAGGTTTCATAATCCTGGACCGATCGAATGCACCAAACATTCCAAAACTCAATAGATTTCTTCTTCTATTCATTGGATTCGTCTGTGTCCTATTGAGTTTTTTCATGGCTAGAGTATTCATGAGAATGAAACTGCCGGGCTACCTGATGGGTTAA